From the genome of Geobacter sp. SVR, one region includes:
- a CDS encoding O-acetylhomoserine aminocarboxypropyltransferase/cysteine synthase family protein, whose product MEKTLRFDSLLVHGGLEAGPAGATSVPIVQSSSFAYKSAEELEDVFRGRAVGQVYTRIGNPTTESLERRLALLDGGVAAIATASGMAAITTAVLTILRAGDEILSSSSLFGGTFSLFRDTLSNYGITARFVNPLDLEAVRAGVNERTRLLFVETIGNPKLDVPDIPALAAIAHEAGLPLMVDATVTTPYLANGAALGADIVIHSTSKYINGSGTSIGGVIIDRGSFDWDSPAFPHFEQFHKKYRAFAFSARARKLVHKDVGACAAPMNSFLLTEGIQTLALRMDRHCENALKLARFLSNHNKVSWVNYPGLEDSPQHEVASRLYGGRYGGLLTFGTGDKASAFRVINGLRLAKNLANIGDAKTLVIHPASTICCDYSPEEKGLMGVTEDLIRVSVGIEDGEDIVEDFKRALDGL is encoded by the coding sequence ATGGAAAAGACGCTTCGCTTCGATTCGCTGCTCGTGCACGGGGGGCTGGAGGCCGGTCCGGCCGGTGCCACCTCGGTACCGATCGTGCAGTCGAGCTCCTTTGCATACAAGAGCGCCGAAGAGCTGGAGGACGTGTTCCGCGGCCGGGCCGTCGGGCAGGTGTACACTCGCATCGGCAACCCGACCACCGAGTCGCTGGAGCGCCGGCTGGCGCTTCTCGACGGTGGTGTGGCCGCCATTGCCACCGCCTCGGGCATGGCTGCCATCACCACAGCGGTGCTGACCATCCTGCGGGCAGGGGATGAGATCCTGTCATCCTCGTCCCTGTTCGGCGGCACCTTTTCGCTCTTCCGCGACACCCTCTCCAATTACGGCATCACCGCCCGCTTCGTCAATCCGCTGGACCTGGAGGCGGTCAGGGCAGGGGTGAACGAACGCACCCGGCTGCTGTTCGTGGAGACCATCGGCAATCCCAAACTGGACGTGCCCGATATCCCGGCACTGGCCGCCATTGCCCATGAGGCGGGACTGCCCCTGATGGTGGATGCCACGGTCACTACCCCTTATCTGGCCAACGGGGCCGCTCTGGGAGCGGATATCGTGATCCACTCCACCAGCAAGTACATCAACGGCAGTGGCACCTCCATCGGTGGCGTGATCATCGATCGCGGGAGCTTTGACTGGGACAGCCCTGCATTTCCCCACTTCGAGCAGTTCCATAAGAAATACCGCGCCTTTGCCTTCAGTGCCCGGGCCCGCAAGCTGGTGCACAAGGATGTGGGGGCCTGCGCTGCGCCGATGAATTCCTTCCTGCTGACCGAAGGTATCCAGACCCTGGCGCTGCGGATGGACCGCCATTGTGAAAACGCACTGAAACTGGCCCGCTTCCTGAGCAACCACAACAAGGTCAGCTGGGTCAATTATCCCGGACTGGAGGACTCGCCGCAGCACGAAGTGGCCAGCCGTCTGTACGGCGGCCGATACGGCGGTCTGCTGACCTTCGGTACCGGGGACAAGGCCTCGGCCTTCCGGGTGATCAACGGGCTCAGACTGGCCAAGAACCTGGCCAACATCGGTGATGCCAAAACCCTGGTGATCCATCCCGCCAGCACGATCTGCTGCGACTACAGCCCGGAGGAAAAGGGGCTGATGGGGGTGACCGAAGACTTGATCCGCGTCTCGGTCGGCATCGAGGATGGCGAGGATATTGTCGAAGACTTCAAACGGGCGCTGGACGGGTTATAA
- a CDS encoding sulfurtransferase TusA family protein produces the protein MSTNIDLRGVSCPTNFVKAKLALEDIETGEIARILLDDGEPVKNVPRSLKAEGHKLLGLKQAEEGHYVLELEKGAE, from the coding sequence ATGAGCACAAACATAGACCTGCGCGGCGTAAGCTGCCCTACCAATTTCGTCAAGGCCAAGCTGGCCCTGGAAGACATCGAAACCGGGGAAATCGCCCGGATACTGCTGGATGACGGCGAGCCGGTCAAAAACGTCCCGCGCAGCCTCAAGGCGGAAGGGCACAAGCTGCTGGGGTTGAAGCAGGCCGAGGAAGGGCATTATGTCCTGGAGCTTGAAAAAGGGGCCGAATAG
- a CDS encoding YezD family protein, translating into MSSPAPDRWSLELERILREALASIRFGTVTMVVQDGRVIQVDKNEKIRLNRADHIDGSGI; encoded by the coding sequence ATGTCTTCGCCAGCCCCGGACAGATGGAGCCTCGAACTTGAACGAATTCTGCGCGAGGCGCTGGCGTCGATCCGCTTCGGAACCGTCACCATGGTGGTCCAGGACGGCCGCGTGATTCAGGTGGACAAGAACGAGAAGATCAGGCTGAACAGGGCAGACCATATCGACGGCAGCGGCATCTGA
- the cysW gene encoding sulfate ABC transporter permease subunit CysW, producing the protein MSAPTKYGKSRSGNHSITEPAVVRWILIAAALSFLGLFLLLPLAAVFSQAFDKGLEVYLDALREPDTLASVRLTLVTAAVAVPLNLVFGVAAAWAIAKFRFPGKQLLITLIDLPFSVSPVISGLIYVLVFGLQGWLGPWLQAHDIKIVFAVPGIILATIFVTFPFVARELIPLMEAQGKDEEEAALVLGASGLQTFFRVTLPNIKWGIIYGVILCNARAMGEFGAVSVVSGHIRGTTNTVPLHVEILYNEYNYTAAFAVASLLAFLALITLLVKTVVEWKMRQQLTE; encoded by the coding sequence ATGTCTGCACCCACCAAATACGGCAAAAGCCGTTCCGGCAACCACAGCATAACCGAGCCGGCGGTTGTCCGCTGGATTCTGATCGCAGCCGCGCTGTCATTCCTGGGGCTGTTCCTGCTGCTGCCCCTGGCTGCGGTCTTCAGCCAGGCCTTTGATAAAGGGCTGGAAGTCTATCTGGACGCCCTGCGGGAACCGGATACCCTGGCCTCAGTCCGGCTGACGCTGGTCACGGCTGCCGTGGCGGTGCCGCTCAACCTCGTTTTCGGCGTCGCGGCAGCCTGGGCGATCGCCAAGTTCAGGTTTCCCGGCAAACAGTTGCTGATCACCCTGATCGACCTGCCATTTTCGGTGTCGCCGGTTATCTCCGGCCTGATCTACGTACTGGTGTTCGGACTGCAGGGCTGGCTGGGGCCATGGCTCCAGGCCCATGACATCAAGATCGTTTTTGCCGTGCCGGGCATCATCCTGGCGACCATCTTCGTTACCTTTCCGTTTGTGGCCCGGGAGCTGATCCCGCTGATGGAGGCTCAGGGCAAGGATGAAGAGGAGGCGGCGCTGGTGCTGGGGGCCAGCGGCCTCCAGACCTTTTTCCGCGTGACGCTTCCCAACATCAAATGGGGCATCATCTACGGGGTGATCCTGTGCAACGCCAGGGCAATGGGGGAATTCGGCGCAGTCTCGGTCGTATCCGGCCACATCCGCGGCACTACCAACACCGTTCCGCTGCATGTGGAGATCCTTTACAACGAATACAACTACACCGCCGCCTTTGCGGTGGCCTCGCTGCTGGCCTTTCTGGCACTGATCACCCTGTTGGTGAAGACTGTTGTGGAGTGGAAGATGCGACAGCAGTTGACGGAGTAA
- the thiS gene encoding sulfur carrier protein ThiS translates to MQITINGKETTVPENSERTIDSLLEELDVSQRLYVTVELNGEIIDREAYATTPVKGGDAFEFLYFMGGGSATFPHSRQ, encoded by the coding sequence ATGCAGATTACCATCAACGGCAAAGAGACCACTGTTCCCGAGAATTCCGAGCGCACCATCGACAGTCTGCTGGAGGAACTGGACGTTTCCCAGCGCCTGTATGTCACGGTGGAGCTGAACGGCGAGATCATCGACCGTGAGGCCTATGCAACGACGCCGGTCAAGGGGGGAGATGCCTTCGAATTCCTCTATTTCATGGGAGGCGGCAGCGCGACCTTTCCGCACTCGCGGCAGTGA
- a CDS encoding sulfate ABC transporter substrate-binding protein — protein sequence MKPRSIASLIALLALALTTAIPALADVTLLNVSYDPTRELYQEVNTAFSKQWQAKTGEKVTIKQSHGGSGKQARAVIDGLEADVVTLALGYDIDAIAEKGLIKPGWQKELPHNSSPYTSTIVFLVRKGNPKKIKNWDDLIKPGISVITPNPKTSGGARWNYLAAWAFALHQKGGSEAKAKEFVAKLFKNVPVLDSGARGSTNTFVQRGLGDVLLAWENEAFLAINELGPDKFEVVTPPESILAEPPVTVIDKVADKKGTRKVAEEYLKYLYSDEGQRIAAKHYYRPINPKIPTKLAKIKKLYTIDQAFGGWQKAQKTHFADGGTFDQIYAGK from the coding sequence ATGAAACCACGCAGCATAGCATCGCTCATTGCACTACTGGCCCTGGCACTGACAACGGCGATCCCGGCCCTCGCAGATGTCACTCTGCTCAACGTCTCATACGACCCGACCCGCGAACTGTACCAGGAGGTCAATACCGCTTTTTCCAAACAATGGCAGGCCAAGACCGGTGAAAAGGTCACCATCAAACAGTCCCACGGCGGTTCCGGCAAGCAGGCCCGGGCGGTGATCGACGGTCTGGAGGCCGATGTGGTCACCCTGGCGCTGGGCTACGACATCGATGCCATTGCCGAAAAAGGGCTGATCAAGCCGGGCTGGCAGAAGGAACTGCCCCACAACAGCTCTCCCTATACCTCCACCATCGTCTTCCTGGTGCGCAAGGGCAATCCCAAAAAGATCAAGAACTGGGACGACCTGATCAAGCCGGGTATTTCGGTAATCACACCCAATCCCAAGACCTCCGGCGGCGCACGCTGGAATTATCTGGCTGCCTGGGCCTTTGCCCTGCATCAGAAAGGTGGCAGTGAGGCCAAGGCCAAGGAATTCGTGGCCAAGCTCTTCAAAAACGTACCGGTGCTCGATTCCGGCGCCCGCGGTTCCACCAACACCTTTGTCCAGCGTGGCCTGGGTGACGTCCTGCTGGCCTGGGAGAACGAGGCTTTCCTGGCCATCAACGAACTGGGACCGGATAAGTTCGAGGTGGTGACCCCTCCCGAGAGCATCCTGGCCGAGCCGCCGGTGACCGTAATCGACAAAGTGGCGGACAAGAAGGGCACCCGCAAGGTGGCCGAGGAGTACCTGAAGTACCTCTACAGTGACGAGGGGCAGCGCATCGCCGCAAAACATTACTACCGCCCCATCAATCCCAAAATCCCTACCAAGCTGGCCAAGATCAAGAAGCTGTACACCATCGATCAGGCTTTCGGAGGCTGGCAGAAGGCGCAGAAGACCCACTTCGCCGATGGCGGGACCTTCGACCAGATCTACGCGGGCAAATAA
- the cysT gene encoding sulfate ABC transporter permease subunit CysT, whose amino-acid sequence MKRQSVIPGFGPSMGYTIFYLSLIVLIPLSALVFKAAGLNWSGFVAAVTAERVLASYRVTFGAAILAAVINVFFGVLVAWVLVRYDFPGKRLVDALVDLPFALPTAVAGITLATVYSGNGWVGQWLEPRGIKVAFTPLGIIVAMVFIGIPFVVRTVQPVVEEIESELEEAAACLGANRRQTLKLVILPMLMPSILTGFALSFARAVGEYGSIIFIAGNMPMVSEITPLLIITKLEQYDYQGATAIATVMLVASFSILLAINMLQRWSRKYAE is encoded by the coding sequence ATGAAACGACAATCGGTCATCCCCGGCTTCGGCCCCTCCATGGGCTATACCATCTTTTACCTGAGCCTGATCGTGCTGATCCCGCTCTCGGCCCTGGTCTTCAAGGCCGCCGGGCTCAACTGGAGCGGCTTCGTGGCTGCCGTAACGGCCGAACGGGTGCTGGCCTCCTACCGGGTGACCTTCGGTGCAGCCATACTGGCGGCCGTCATCAACGTTTTCTTCGGGGTGCTGGTTGCCTGGGTGCTGGTACGGTACGATTTTCCCGGAAAGCGGCTGGTGGATGCCCTGGTGGATCTCCCCTTCGCACTTCCCACGGCCGTGGCCGGCATTACGCTGGCCACGGTCTACTCGGGCAATGGCTGGGTCGGGCAATGGCTGGAGCCCCGCGGGATCAAGGTCGCCTTTACGCCGCTCGGCATTATCGTGGCAATGGTCTTCATCGGCATTCCCTTTGTGGTACGCACGGTCCAGCCGGTAGTGGAAGAGATCGAGTCCGAACTGGAGGAAGCGGCCGCCTGCCTGGGAGCCAACCGCCGGCAAACCCTGAAGCTGGTGATCCTGCCGATGCTGATGCCGTCGATCCTGACCGGCTTTGCCCTGTCCTTTGCCCGCGCAGTAGGCGAATACGGTTCGATCATCTTCATCGCCGGCAACATGCCGATGGTTTCGGAGATCACGCCGCTTCTGATCATCACCAAGCTGGAGCAGTACGACTACCAGGGAGCCACCGCCATTGCCACGGTGATGCTCGTGGCCTCCTTCTCGATCCTGCTGGCCATCAACATGCTGCAGCGCTGGAGCAGAAAGTACGCGGAATAG
- a CDS encoding sulfate/molybdate ABC transporter ATP-binding protein, translating to MSIAIENISKQFGSFSALKDVSLSIPSGELVALLGPSGSGKTTLLRLIAGLEAADAGKILFNGEDTTERHVRERRVGFVFQHYALFRHMTVFENVAFGLRVRPRSTRPSNAEIKERVMALLRLVQLEAMAGRYPSQLSGGQRQRIALARALAVEPQVLLLDEPFGALDAQVRAELRRWLRRLHDEIHVTSVFVTHDQEEALEVADRIVVMDQGRIVQSGTPDEVYEHPASPFVLNFLGNVNLFRGRVHQGQATVGGIQLEAPEHAGTEDAPALAFVRSHDLEIDRNPSNTSAMKAEVSHIQKLGPAVRVTLVLENGEFLEAELTREQYRNQELQQGESVYVRPRQVRVFVEDYQDYQI from the coding sequence ATGAGCATCGCAATCGAAAACATCAGCAAGCAGTTCGGCAGTTTCAGCGCCCTGAAGGATGTCAGCCTTTCCATCCCTTCGGGAGAACTGGTGGCGCTGCTGGGCCCCTCCGGTTCGGGCAAGACCACCCTGCTGCGGCTGATAGCCGGTCTGGAAGCGGCGGACGCGGGGAAGATCCTCTTTAACGGCGAAGACACAACGGAACGCCATGTGCGCGAAAGGCGGGTCGGCTTCGTATTCCAGCACTACGCGCTGTTCCGGCACATGACCGTATTCGAGAACGTGGCTTTCGGACTGAGGGTCAGGCCGCGCTCCACGCGCCCCTCCAACGCGGAGATCAAGGAGCGGGTCATGGCACTGCTCAGGCTGGTGCAGTTGGAGGCTATGGCAGGCCGCTATCCGTCGCAATTGTCCGGGGGGCAACGCCAGCGCATTGCCCTGGCGCGTGCCCTGGCGGTGGAGCCGCAGGTGCTGCTGCTGGACGAACCTTTCGGCGCTCTTGATGCCCAGGTGCGTGCCGAGCTGCGGCGCTGGCTGCGACGGCTGCACGATGAGATCCACGTTACCAGTGTATTCGTCACCCACGATCAGGAAGAGGCTCTGGAGGTGGCCGACCGGATCGTCGTGATGGATCAGGGGCGCATCGTGCAATCCGGCACCCCGGACGAGGTCTACGAGCATCCGGCCAGCCCCTTTGTGCTCAACTTTCTCGGCAACGTCAACCTGTTCCGGGGGCGGGTGCACCAGGGGCAGGCCACCGTGGGGGGCATTCAGCTCGAAGCGCCGGAGCATGCCGGCACCGAGGACGCTCCGGCCCTCGCCTTTGTCCGTTCCCATGATCTGGAGATCGATCGCAACCCTTCCAATACAAGCGCCATGAAAGCCGAAGTGAGCCATATCCAGAAGCTCGGGCCCGCTGTCCGCGTGACGCTCGTCCTCGAAAACGGCGAATTCCTCGAGGCGGAGCTGACCAGGGAGCAGTATCGGAACCAGGAGCTGCAACAGGGGGAATCGGTGTACGTCAGGCCGCGTCAGGTACGGGTATTTGTGGAGGATTACCAGGATTACCAGATCTGA
- a CDS encoding M67 family metallopeptidase — MLKIPVSIYNDLVAHAREGFPLEVCGILGGTADTVSAIYRMTNTDASNEHFMMEPREQFAVVKDLRAKGLSMLAIYHSHPETPARPSEEDIRLALTPGVSYVIASLAEAEAVVKSYRIEEGRVEHEGIEITAA, encoded by the coding sequence ATGTTAAAAATTCCCGTTTCCATTTACAATGACTTGGTCGCCCACGCCAGGGAGGGGTTTCCCCTGGAAGTCTGCGGCATCCTCGGGGGGACTGCCGATACCGTTTCGGCCATCTACCGCATGACCAACACCGACGCCAGCAACGAGCATTTCATGATGGAGCCCCGCGAGCAGTTCGCGGTTGTCAAGGATCTGCGTGCCAAGGGGTTGTCCATGCTGGCCATCTATCACTCGCACCCGGAGACCCCGGCGCGCCCTTCCGAGGAGGACATCCGGCTGGCACTTACACCGGGCGTTTCCTATGTGATCGCTTCGCTGGCAGAGGCTGAAGCGGTCGTCAAATCCTACCGGATCGAGGAGGGCAGGGTCGAGCACGAAGGGATCGAGATCACTGCTGCCTGA
- the cysK gene encoding cysteine synthase A — protein MSKINADNSQSIGNTPLVRLNHLVEGAKATVLVKVEGRNPAYSVKCRIGANMIWDAEKRGVLKPGVEIIEPTSGNTGIALAYVAAARGYKLTLTMPETMSIERRRVLAALGANLILTPGAEGMKGAINRAEEIAASDPQRWFIPQQFKNPANPEIHEKTTGPEIWNDTDGAIDVFVAGVGTGGTISGVSRYIKQNKGKQITTVAVEPAESPVISQKLAGQEIKPAPHKIQGIGAGFIPDTLDLSVVDRVEQVSSDEALEYARRLAKEEGLLVGISSGAAVAAAIRLAKQHEFAGKTIVVVLPDGAERYLSTALFEGI, from the coding sequence ATGAGCAAAATCAATGCAGACAATTCCCAGTCCATCGGTAATACGCCGCTCGTCCGTCTCAACCATTTGGTCGAAGGGGCAAAGGCTACGGTTCTCGTCAAAGTCGAAGGGCGCAATCCCGCCTATTCGGTCAAGTGCCGGATCGGCGCCAACATGATCTGGGACGCCGAGAAGCGGGGAGTGCTCAAGCCGGGGGTCGAGATCATCGAACCGACCAGCGGCAATACCGGGATTGCCCTGGCCTATGTGGCAGCGGCCCGCGGTTACAAGCTGACCCTGACCATGCCGGAAACCATGAGCATCGAGCGCCGGCGCGTGCTGGCAGCCCTGGGGGCCAATCTGATCCTGACACCGGGGGCCGAAGGAATGAAAGGGGCCATCAACCGGGCCGAGGAGATCGCAGCTTCCGATCCCCAGCGCTGGTTCATCCCCCAGCAGTTCAAAAATCCCGCCAATCCCGAGATCCACGAGAAGACCACCGGCCCGGAGATCTGGAACGATACCGACGGCGCCATTGATGTATTCGTGGCTGGGGTCGGCACCGGCGGCACCATCAGCGGAGTGTCGCGCTACATCAAGCAGAACAAGGGCAAGCAGATCACCACGGTGGCGGTGGAACCGGCTGAGAGCCCGGTCATCAGCCAGAAACTGGCCGGTCAGGAAATCAAGCCCGCGCCGCACAAGATCCAGGGGATCGGCGCCGGATTTATTCCGGATACGCTCGATCTGTCGGTGGTCGACCGGGTCGAGCAGGTATCCAGCGACGAGGCCCTGGAATATGCCCGGCGCCTGGCAAAAGAAGAGGGGCTGCTGGTCGGCATTTCCAGCGGAGCTGCCGTAGCTGCAGCCATCCGGCTTGCCAAACAGCACGAATTCGCCGGCAAGACCATCGTGGTCGTGCTGCCGGACGGTGCCGAGCGGTATCTCTCCACCGCGCTGTTCGAGGGCATCTGA
- a CDS encoding DUF6134 family protein, translating into MNILNHKKWILLLTLLVALLPASPSGAEPKGSTLSSYSVYSKGFRIGTITSSQQFSEQNGSPVIRFETRTTVKAAFLWLRYSLNTVESGILKNGALIAYSRYGEDNGVRIDVEGRLEDDHFRFDIREHGVPRTVTIPRRSYEATTMEFPEARLDFHGKAPVSIRVLDVEHLAVVAREYRFDRDATCTISGKHYPCQVLEFSDQNKSARRWIRKENGTVLMYRQDGSGAKSSYSVQATSIVQEP; encoded by the coding sequence ATGAACATCCTGAACCACAAAAAATGGATCCTACTGCTGACCCTGCTGGTTGCACTCCTGCCTGCCAGCCCCTCAGGCGCAGAGCCAAAAGGCAGCACCCTGTCCAGTTATTCGGTGTATTCCAAGGGCTTCCGCATCGGCACGATCACCTCTTCCCAGCAGTTTTCCGAGCAGAACGGCAGCCCTGTTATCCGCTTTGAAACCAGGACCACTGTGAAGGCAGCGTTTCTGTGGCTCAGGTACAGCCTGAACACGGTTGAGAGCGGAATCCTGAAAAACGGGGCGCTGATCGCCTACTCCCGGTACGGAGAAGACAATGGCGTGCGGATCGATGTGGAGGGTCGCCTTGAGGATGACCACTTCCGCTTCGACATCAGGGAGCATGGCGTTCCGCGGACCGTGACGATACCGCGGCGCAGTTACGAGGCCACCACGATGGAGTTTCCCGAGGCACGGCTCGATTTTCACGGTAAAGCCCCGGTATCCATCCGGGTGTTGGATGTCGAGCATCTGGCGGTAGTCGCGCGTGAATACCGCTTTGACCGCGATGCAACCTGCACGATTTCCGGCAAGCATTATCCCTGTCAGGTGCTGGAATTTTCCGATCAGAACAAGAGCGCACGCAGATGGATACGGAAGGAGAACGGCACCGTCCTTATGTACCGCCAGGACGGCTCGGGAGCAAAAAGCAGCTATTCGGTCCAGGCCACTTCGATAGTACAGGAACCGTAA
- a CDS encoding molybdopterin-synthase adenylyltransferase MoeB: MLTEEQIERYSRHIILKEVGGKGQQKLFDGRVLIIGAGGLGAPIALYLAAAGVGTIGIADADEVDLSNLQRQVIHFTPDVGKPKVESAREKMLAINPELQVRTYQEWISAANIMEIIRDYDFVIDGTDNFAAKFLINDACVLAGKPYSHGGILQFDGQTITVRPGESACYRCIFPEPPPKEAIPTCSQAGVIGVLPGVLGTIQATEAIKFLLGKGELLTDRLLTYNALRMKFREVPLKRKATCPVCGENPTITEAKDELDALTVCDLKTS, translated from the coding sequence ATGCTGACCGAAGAACAGATCGAACGCTATTCCCGCCACATCATCCTCAAGGAGGTGGGGGGCAAAGGCCAGCAGAAGCTTTTCGACGGCCGGGTGCTGATCATCGGCGCCGGCGGTCTGGGGGCCCCGATCGCCCTGTATCTGGCAGCGGCCGGGGTCGGTACCATCGGCATTGCCGATGCGGACGAGGTCGATCTCTCCAACCTGCAACGCCAGGTGATCCATTTTACGCCGGACGTGGGCAAGCCCAAGGTGGAGTCAGCCCGGGAAAAGATGCTGGCCATCAACCCGGAACTGCAGGTCAGGACCTATCAGGAATGGATCAGCGCCGCCAACATCATGGAGATCATCCGTGACTATGACTTCGTGATCGACGGCACCGACAATTTCGCCGCAAAATTCCTGATCAACGACGCCTGCGTGCTGGCCGGCAAACCCTATTCCCACGGCGGCATCCTGCAGTTCGACGGTCAGACCATCACGGTCAGGCCGGGCGAGTCGGCTTGCTACCGCTGCATTTTCCCGGAACCGCCCCCCAAGGAGGCCATTCCGACCTGTTCCCAGGCAGGGGTGATCGGCGTGCTGCCCGGCGTGCTCGGCACCATTCAGGCTACCGAAGCGATCAAATTCCTGCTGGGCAAGGGTGAACTGCTGACCGACCGGCTGCTGACCTACAATGCTCTGCGGATGAAGTTCCGCGAAGTGCCGCTCAAACGCAAGGCCACCTGTCCGGTCTGCGGCGAAAACCCGACCATCACCGAAGCCAAGGATGAGCTGGATGCACTGACGGTCTGCGACCTGAAGACGTCCTGA
- a CDS encoding Rrf2 family transcriptional regulator codes for MISKKTKYALKALLYLAAQPSGQPVLISDLARQEAIPKKFLEYILLTLRKGGILQSRVGKGGGYHLSLPPAKVSIGMIVRTLEGDLAPVQCLSETNYSRCEECEDERTCGIRLVMVDVNRALSGALDSLTLADMLERSEAERQKQFNVVDFSI; via the coding sequence ATTATTTCAAAAAAGACAAAATACGCCCTCAAGGCTCTCTTGTACCTGGCAGCCCAGCCGAGCGGCCAGCCGGTTCTGATTTCCGACCTGGCACGCCAGGAAGCCATACCGAAGAAGTTCCTCGAGTACATCCTGCTGACGCTGCGCAAGGGGGGCATCCTGCAGAGCAGAGTGGGAAAAGGGGGGGGCTACCATCTTTCGCTTCCTCCTGCCAAGGTCTCCATCGGTATGATCGTGCGCACGCTGGAGGGTGATCTCGCCCCGGTGCAGTGCCTGAGCGAAACCAACTACTCGCGCTGCGAGGAGTGCGAGGACGAGCGAACCTGCGGCATTAGGCTGGTGATGGTCGATGTCAACAGGGCCCTGAGTGGTGCTCTTGACAGCCTTACCCTGGCCGATATGCTGGAACGCAGCGAGGCGGAGCGCCAGAAGCAGTTCAATGTCGTAGACTTCAGCATCTGA
- a CDS encoding 4Fe-4S dicluster domain-containing protein translates to MSQTPTIDLKNLKAGGFIKERGKDLFTVRLRVPGGRMSIPRLKKIAEVAEKYGGEFVHFSVRQSIELINVNYKHFDAVVEELGESSQKVASCGARVRVPVACGGCEYNPNGLVDTQKSALEVDQKLFGTPTGHHKFKVAFAGCPFDCPKSATNDVGFQGAVYPKLDADACISCGLCAKNCVPKAIVMGADNKPVFSDDPCIWCGDCVKVCPTGAWSEARKGYTVRIGGKWGRNPLVGTLFATFLPEDQAIDFIAAVLEWYKEKAEGLGRIRLGDTIIKEGPQVLLDYLRERFPEYVVEATIPPQVIATQVGSAG, encoded by the coding sequence ATGTCCCAGACTCCCACAATAGACCTGAAAAATCTCAAGGCCGGCGGCTTCATCAAGGAGCGCGGCAAGGACCTCTTTACCGTGCGCCTGCGTGTGCCGGGCGGCAGGATGTCGATCCCGCGTCTCAAGAAGATCGCCGAGGTGGCGGAGAAATACGGCGGCGAGTTCGTCCATTTTTCGGTGCGCCAGTCAATCGAACTGATCAACGTCAACTACAAGCATTTCGATGCCGTGGTGGAGGAATTGGGCGAATCCTCACAGAAGGTGGCCTCTTGCGGTGCGCGGGTGCGCGTGCCGGTGGCCTGCGGCGGCTGCGAGTACAATCCCAACGGTCTGGTCGATACGCAAAAGTCGGCCCTGGAGGTTGACCAAAAGCTGTTCGGTACCCCCACCGGCCATCATAAGTTCAAGGTCGCCTTTGCCGGGTGCCCCTTTGACTGCCCCAAGTCCGCCACCAACGATGTCGGCTTCCAGGGGGCCGTCTATCCCAAACTCGATGCAGATGCCTGCATCAGTTGCGGATTGTGCGCCAAAAACTGCGTGCCCAAGGCAATCGTGATGGGAGCAGACAACAAACCGGTCTTCAGCGACGATCCCTGCATCTGGTGCGGCGACTGCGTCAAGGTCTGCCCCACCGGAGCCTGGAGTGAGGCGCGCAAAGGCTACACCGTGCGCATCGGCGGCAAATGGGGGCGCAACCCCCTGGTCGGGACCCTGTTCGCCACCTTCCTGCCTGAGGACCAGGCGATCGATTTCATCGCCGCAGTGCTGGAATGGTACAAGGAAAAGGCGGAAGGGCTTGGCCGGATCAGGCTGGGGGATACGATCATCAAGGAAGGTCCCCAGGTACTGTTGGACTACCTGCGCGAGCGCTTCCCCGAGTATGTCGTCGAGGCCACCATCCCGCCACAGGTCATTGCGACCCAAGTGGGAAGTGCAGGTTAA
- a CDS encoding PilZ domain-containing protein: protein MISRRSSERITSTRKCILDHKGKKLACRLEDISASGVLIKCRDIHEEDFQTGEICTIKFDDPQLHQRKFRCSVSRRYAGHLGLQFIFLGQ from the coding sequence ATGATTTCCCGCAGATCGAGCGAACGGATCACCAGCACCAGGAAATGCATCCTGGATCATAAGGGGAAGAAACTGGCCTGCCGGTTGGAGGACATATCTGCCTCGGGGGTGCTGATCAAATGCCGGGACATCCACGAGGAGGATTTTCAAACCGGCGAAATCTGCACCATCAAATTCGACGATCCCCAGCTGCATCAGCGGAAATTCCGCTGCAGCGTGTCCCGCCGGTACGCCGGTCACCTTGGTTTGCAGTTCATATTCCTGGGCCAGTAG